In a genomic window of Glycine max cultivar Williams 82 chromosome 13, Glycine_max_v4.0, whole genome shotgun sequence:
- the LOC100807048 gene encoding scarecrow-like protein 1 yields MSLVISTELADTSYGNAKLYTLKGTDVTPDLSSHNFAPDKHRNMYMTKSYSCESYEKYFHDSPTEELIEPSSSSISGNSVHPDGASSYLLRASSGASVIVNNPFDTSIWSTRHRDAYQSNSVSDFVENGSPDGLDFDGEMRLKLQELERALLSDEEEEEQGIFETVQSMEIDPDMVEWANPLQDMLLHDSPKESSSSDSSNLSSISSTTKDTSQNSPQTPKQLLYDCARILSEGNEQEATSMINKLRQMVSIQGDPSQRIAAYMVEGLAARVATSGKCIYQALRCKEPPSNDRLAAMQILFEVCPCFKFGYIAANGAIAEAVRDEKKVHIIDFDISQGTQYITLIQTLASMPGRPPHVRLTGVDDPESVQRSIGGINIIGQRLEKLAEELGLPFEFRAVASGTSNVTQSMLDCRPGEALVVNFAFQLHHMRDETVSTVNERDQLLRMVKSLNPKLVTVVEQDMNTNTSPFLPRFVEAYNYYSAVFNTLDATLPRESQDRMNVERQCLAKDIVNIVACEGEERIERYEVAGKWRARLSMAGFTPSPMSTNVREAIRKLIIKQYCDKFKIKEEMGGLHFGWEDKNLIVASAWK; encoded by the coding sequence ATGTCATTGGTTATATCTACAGAGTTGGCTGATACATCATATGGGAATGCCAAGCTCTACACACTAAAGGGAACTGATGTTACACCAGATTTGTCCTCCCACAATTTTGCACCAGATAAGCACAGAAACATGTACATGACAAAGTCATACTCCTGTGAGAGTTATGAAAAGTACTTCCACGATTCACCAACAGAAGAGCTGATAGAACCATCAAGTTCCAGCATATCAGGAAACTCAGTTCACCCTGATGGTGCTTCTTCTTACCTGCTCAGAGCTAGTTCAGGAGCTTCTGTGATTGTTAATAACCCATTTGACACTTCTATCTGGTCTACAAGGCATCGCGATGCCTATCAGTCCAATTCTGTATCAGATTTCGTGGAAAATGGGAGCCCGGATGGCCTTGACTTCGATGGTGAAATGAGACTAAAACTTCAAGAATTGGAGAGGGCTTTGCTTTCTgatgaagaagaggaggagCAAGGCATATTTGAGACTGTTCAAAGCATGGAGATTGATCCTGACATGGTCGAGTGGGCCAATCCGCTTCAAGATATGCTGCTCCATGACTCACCAAAGGAGTCCTCATCCTCAGATTCTTCCAATCTTAGCAGCATCAGTAGCACCACCAAAGACACATCACAAAACTCACCCCAAACCCCTAAGCAACTGCTTTATGATTGTGCTAGGATACTTTCAGAAGGAAATGAACAGGAAGCCACATCTATGATAAACAAGCTCCGGCAAATGGTCTCAATTCAGGGTGATCCTTCTCAGAGAATTGCAGCTTACATGGTGGAAGGACTTGCAGCTCGTGTCGCTACATCCGGAAAATGCATCTATCAAGCATTGAGATGCAAGGAACCTCCTTCTAACGATCGCTTAGCAGCAATGCAAATACTATTTGAGGTCTGCCCGTGTTTTAAATTTGGATACATCGCGGCAAATGGTGCAATAGCTGAGGCTGTTAGAGATGAAAAGAAGGTTCACATAATAGACTTTGACATCAGCCAAGGAACTCAATACATAACTCTAATACAAACACTTGCTTCAATGCCAGGTAGGCCACCTCATGTGAGATTAACCGGGGTGGATGATCCTGAGTCTGTGCAGCGTTCCATTGGTGGCATAAACATCATAGGACAAAGACTTGAAAAGCTGGCAGAGGAACTTGGATTGCCATTTGAGTTTCGAGCAGTGGCGTCAGGGACCTCAAATGTCACACAATCAATGCTTGACTGTCGTCCGGGGGAAGCACTTGTGGTGAACTTTGCATTCCAGCTTCACCACATGCGCGATGAAACTGTATCGACAGTGAACGAGCGAGACCAACTTCTTCGCATGGTTAAGAGCTTGAATCCAAAACTTGTGACAGTTGTGGAGCAGGACATGAACACCAACACCTCCCCTTTTCTCCCAAGATTTGTTGAAGCCTACAATTACTACTCTGCTGTGTTTAACACACTTGATGCAACTCTCCCTAGGGAGAGCCAGGACAGGATGAATGTCGAAAGGCAATGCCTGGCAAAGGACATAGTCAACATTGTTGCTTGCGAGGGTGAGGAAAGAATAGAACGGTATGAAGTCGCCGGAAAATGGAGGGCAAGGTTGTCAATGGCTGGCTTCACTCCATCCCCAATGAGCACAAATGTGAGAGAAGCAATTAGGAAACTCATTATTAAGCAATACTGTGACAAATTCAAGATAAAGGAGGAAATGGGGGGTCTTCATTTTGGGTGGGAAGACAAAAACTTAATTGTTGCTTCAGCATGGAAGTGA